In Dethiobacter alkaliphilus AHT 1, the genomic window TTTTTCCTTATAATTAATGATTCCTATTCTTCAAAATAATAAAGTATTCCTGCCAGGCAAACGAAAAATTTCACAAAAAATGCAATAACATATACCTTACCTTATTTTTATCACTTTAGACTTGAAACGTAAAGACTATTTTTTTCTTACGTAAAAATAGTTCTCACCTCTGAGCCATAATTGAGCCTAATGTTATATCTCGACAATTTCATCATAGAATTAAATATAAATGTCATATAACAGGGAGTGTTTGATATGAAGGAGTCTGTCGTTGGCATCGACTTAGGCTTTGGCTGGACTAAGGCCGGCCATAACGGCCAGTTCTTTCGTTGCCCGTCTGTTGTGGGCGAGGCTGTTAATCTATTTGAATCACCTACCGGCATCGAAAATAATATTCAGTTATGGTATAACGATCAACATTACTTTGTTGGGGAGCTGGCAATTCGGCAAGCGACAATTAAATACTTTAGCATGGCGGCAAATAAGGCACGCAGCGACATTTCTGCAATATTAGCTGCCACTGCCTTGGCAGCCTTAAAACCTGGCCGGGTCAATATTGTAACCGGATTACCTGTAGATTTTTACTTTCAGTATAAAGACGATTTGGATAATCAACTGCAGCACCTGCCTAACCGGGTGCGGATTCAAATGGACAATAAAACATACAACTGTGCTCTGGAAGTTCAACAGACAAAAATCGTACCGCAGCCCTTAGGAAGCGCCATGTCGCTTATTCTGGACTCACGTGGAAATACAATTGATCATCGGTTAGCGTCCAAAAACATTTTAGTAGTAGATGTTGGCTTCCATACTCTGGACATTTTAGCCCTCTCAGCGCTGGAAATTATCCGACCCTTTTCATTTACACGTCCTCTGGGAATGGCCGTAGCTTATAAAGGAATCAGTCAGGACTTGGGTGGCCTTCCTCTGTATGACGTAGATCGGTTATTTATAAAGAACCAATTGCAAAACCACACCGCTGCGTTTCAATCTTTGGCCAGGCAGATCACAGAAGAAATAGCCGGCTTAAATCAAAAGTTTGATCATTACCTGATAACCGGCGGAGGTGGAGCACAACTGTATAACTGGCTACTTCCCGGATTCGAAAGAATATTGGTCCCCGATGCTCAACAAGCCAATGTGGTTGGCTATCAAAAACTGGGAGCCAAAACCTGGAGTAAAAGAAACATATCTTAACTAAAGAGCGGTCAAATAAAGCAACCCCCGTAAATAATTACGGGGGTTGCCTGTGCGTTGATCATTAGTATTTTCTCAGTTCATCCAGGATTTCTTCAGAAGGGTTATTGGGGATGGAGGCGATTTCTTTACCCTGGTACTCAAAGACAACTTTATCATCATTGGTAATTTCACCAACAACAGTGGCTTTGGCGTTTTGAGAACGGATAGCCTCTAAGACTTCATCTACATCCTCCGGGTTAACCTGGAACTGCATCCGGGCCTGTGTTTCGCAGATTAGAATTTCCTCAGGCGTAATATCCTTATCTCTTACCGGAACGTTGGTTAAGTCCACCTTGGCTCCAAAGCCGCCATAACGGGCTGATTCGCATACTGCTGCTCCAATACCGGCGGCTCCTAAATCGGAGCAGGCATTAATTTTACCTGTCTTAAACGCAGCGATGCTGGCATCCATGGTCACTCTTTCTTCTTCAAAAAGCGCTATAGCCGGACGCATCTCCGAAACCAATCCGGCTCTGTACAGAGTGTCGTTTCCGTCGGTACCTGTTTCGCCCACTACGATAATCTTGTTCCCGGCAATCTTGGCAGGTTTGGTGAGAGGCTTGTCCGTTACCAGCTTACCCACCACAGCGACTACACAAGCAGGCACTATGTCGCTAAAGGAAGTGGAGAAACCTCCTCCCGCAACAAATACATCCATAGTATTACACATATCCCTGATCCCTTTTAACATTATGTTTAAGCGATCCTGACTGGTCATAGTTTCGCAATTACCGCAGGTACATTCACCTTTAAAACCGCAGGGACCAACCAAAACTTCTTGTTCAAGAGGGCGGGTGCCGATAAAATCCAGGGCAAAAAGTGGTCTGCCGCCCATAGCTACCACATCCCTCATTGCACCGCCGGCTCCTGTGGCTGCAGCATCATAAGGCCTTGGCACACAGGGAGAGTTATGGCTCTCCATTTTTCCTACTACCAGGGTGCCTTCCCCGGGAATTTCAACTACCGCAGCATCGTCGTTGGCGTCCGGGCCAACCAAAAGAGCTCCCGGCCAGGTTTTGTCTACCTTTTCATTGAGCTTTTTAAAGGCACCAAAATCAATGGCTTTGTCAATGTTGTGATGCAAATGGACAAAAAGTCCATGCATTAACGCTTTTTCCACTTTGTTCATTGATGTTTCCTCCCTCTTAGATAACACTTGCTTTACCAAATGTTTCATAAATATTTTATCTATAATTCGTCAAGAAGTGATTTTTTTCCTCCCACTATTTTTTTATTATGGTCAATAAGGAATTTTATTATGATTAACTATGGAACGCAACTTGACTAATATACCATATAGGGGTATGCTAAAGGATATCATGCCTGAAAGAGAGGTGCGAAAATGACAAAAGATATTTTGACCGATGAAGAATGGGAAGATGCGGAAAATCTTACTGTACGGCAAAAAAAGCACCCGCAACCGGCTAATGGCGGCGGTGCCAAACAATATATTCCTCTTTTCCTAATCGCTATTGTGGCCATAGTGTTAATTAACAGATTTATGATAACCCGCTCTATGCCAAATTTTGCCCGCTTTAGCCGGTGAGGTGCCGGCACTGCAGTCGGTGCGGCTGCTACCTGTTTTGAAGAGTTGGAACAAATGGGTCTGGAGTTTTACCAGGCCAAAACCAATGATGAAGACATTGATGGTTTAAGCATCCAGATTCAGGACTTCGGTTATCACCAGGAAATATATATCTTTAAAAACGAAGACTTGGTCATGAAACTTGAACATGCCGATGGCCAGATAGATAGAATGTAGCTCACCTCTGTTTCGTTTCTTGTTTTAACTTTAATGTCTTAGCTAGTCTTTCCCCTGCTTTTGCCGCTTGTTCTAAGGAGATTTTGTCTTGTCGGGCTTCTCCTGCCGCAAATAATTTTAAGACCTTAACTTTATCAATTACCCTGTAGCCCAATGCCTCCAACGGTAGTGCCATTGCTTCAGGGGTATACCGCATGTCTGCCTCCGAATATTGTTCACATACCGCAATAACCGTGGCGAATTTTCCGCCCTGGGCTTCATTAATACTTACCCAGACTGAACGGTCGTCATCAGCAAAGGTAACGAAACAATAGCACCGGTCGATAAAGGCCTTTACATCGGCGGTCACATTATAAAAATAAGTGGGTGAACCGAGAATAATGGCATCTGCTTCCAACAAAAGAGGGTAAATCTTCTGCATATCATCGTCAATAACACATCTATAGGTATCTTTACAGCCTTCACAGCCGGTACACCCTGCAATGGAGTGGTCTCCCAGGAAAATTAAATCTGTTTGCATCCCCTCTGCTTCGGCTTTTCTTAATGCGCTCTGCACCAGAATTGACGTATTTCCTTTTTTTCTTTTACTGCCTACTATCCCTAAAACTTTCATGCCTGACCTCCTGTGCATAAGATTTTTCTTGCAGGGTAATTGCATCAGTATCACAAACCTGGCGGCATACCCCGCAGCCGTAGCATTTTTGCTCATTTATTTTACAGCATCCGTGCGCCATATCGATGGCCTCAAACTGACAAAGCTTTTGGCAGCGCCGGCATCCGGTACAGGCAGATGCTTCGATTGAGGCAACATATTCAGCCTTAAACATTAAGTCCAGCAGATCGGACTGAACCTGGACTTTATAGGCCAGGCAATCCTGGTTGCAGTTGCACAGGGCCCCAATAAAAGGGGTCTTCATTGTCCAGACAGAATGAACCAGCCCCTCCTCATCAAACTGACGCAGCAGTTCCTTTGCTTTCTCAGGCGGTATTGTCTCTAGGCTACTTTGCAGATCTGCATAATCGATTCCGGCATTATTGGGGTCAATCCCCAGCATAAAACAGTAACGTCCGTTTTTGCTCCCTGAAGAAACACTTCTGCAAACACAGGCAATCCTGGTAATGGACTGCACCATGTCAATTATTCTTTCCGCATCCTCCAGGGGGACCACCTGACCAAAGTGGATTCTCTTCATGCGGCTTGTGCCAATGGCACGAATATAACGGTAAACTGAAGGAAAATGTTCTTTGGCCCATGCCAGTTTAGCAATATTGGCCTGCGCATTCCTTTGTACATTGGGAATAAAGTGACGAATATATTTTTGCCTATCCTGGTGTGCCAGCAGTTCGGCAGAGTAATTTCCCATAACCTCATACCATTTCTTTCCTTCACCATGCTGAATGCAAAACTCACACAAATTGGCTCACCCCATTCGATAATCAACCATACCTGTTCTACATTAGAATAATTCCTGGCCGTTCTTCAACAGAGGTAATGCTTCCTTTGTTCGAAGTATACTATTGCTTTCCATATTTCGGCAGCGTCGCGTGAATATCCTTCTGATAAGCAAACAGTAAGCCCTGAATCCGTTATCTGGGATTACAGGGCTTCTCAGACATTATTTTTTTCAAGCCATAACATCACATATGGCAACACTATACCGTATATTGAGGCTGCTATTAAATTGGAAAAAGCTGTGTTCAAATTAACTTCAGAAACAGCCGGTACTTGAAACAGAACCGTAACGGCATAAATTGCAAACCAAACTGTAACTGAATAAAACCATCCTTTAAAATAAACATGTACACTTGATATATACGGCAATAGAAAAGCAAAGATAACCCCCAATAATGCAGAAAAAGCAATCTGTCCGGAAAGAGCAAATAGCAACTCCAACAAGTTTTCAGATTTTCTGCCAAACATGGCAACTGCCGCATAGTCAAGAAATCTTAGATCTGTGAAGTTGAACACGTTAAAGCTGATGTAACCAAAAATATTTGTAAACCCTCCACCCACTGCACCGGCAATAAAACCTCTGGTGAATCTGTCTTTCATCAGCTCACCCCTGTTCTCTTAAAACCTTCTTTATAGTTTTTAACATAAACAAACCGAATATGAAATTCTTTTCCCGTCTACGCAAAAAAGATGAATCTGGACTTCTGCTTAATTCAAGCTTTTAATATTTATGATAGCATTCGCTTCTCAATTAAGGACAGAACCCAGGCTAAGACAACTCCAAAAACTGTTGAAGTTATGCCATGCCCTATAATTGTAGATACCGTATTCTTATCAAGCAGGGGAACTTCAAACAAAATACCCAGCGAATACAGGATAAACCATGAGGCCCAGGCAAATGCCAGGGCTTTATAGAAAATGTAATCACTATCCACAATAGTTAATATATAAACAAAGACTACTCCCAAAGTACCTGTAAAAAGGATGTGACCGATTAGAGCAACCACCGACTCCACTGGCATCAGGGGGGTCCGGCCAAACAACATTTCTGCCATGTAATCCGTTAACAAATCCTCGCCGAATCCCAGAATTCTGACCAAAAGATAACTAACCATATTCATAATGATGCCGGCAATCATTCCGGCTATTGAGCCGCGGACAAACCTGTCTTTGAGAAATAACATGGCGTCTAGGTTACTCCTTTCGTAAACCTTCAACTGTAAAATAGTGTAACCCAAAAGTTATAAATCAAGTACCGATTTAGTGCATTTTACCCTAAACCTAACAACCCCGCTTCCTATACTGCAGGGAGCGGGGTTATCTTAAATTGATTAAGCTGATTATTGTTTATAATCCCAGATAAGATGAGCGAATGCCCTCATCCTCCAGTAAATCTTGGCTGGAACCTTCGTTTACCAATCGGCCATGAGAGAGAATGTAGTTGCGGCTGGCCAGGGTAAAGGTCAGTGCCACATCCTGCTCAACAAGTAAAATAGTAATACCGGAGCGGGCTATTGCACTGATCCGCTCAAAAAGATCGGACTTTACAATGGGGGCCAACCCAATTGAAGGCTCATCAATGCATAAAAGTTTTGGTTTAAGCATTAAAGCCCGGGCTATGGCCAACATTTGCTGCTCTCCGCCGGAGAGTGTACCGGAAATCTGTTTGGCTCTTTCTTTTAAAACGGGAAACAGATGATATATCTCTTCCAGCAGTCGATTAAATTCCGTTCCGTTCTTTTTTAGCAGATAAGCACCGGCCAGCAGGTTTTCGTAAACGGTCATTTCTGCAAAAGGACGGCGGCGTTCCGGACAGTGGACAAGCCCTTTGCGGACAATCTCATGGGCCGGCAGGTGATCAATTCTTTCGCCCATGAATTCCACAGTACCTCCCATTTTAATTCTACCTTGGCGCTGGCCTTTTTTGTTGTCTTTTTCCCATTTCACAAGCCCGGTAATGGCCCGTAGGAGCGTACTTTTACCGGCACCGTTTGGCCCTACCAAACCTACCAATTCATTGTCTTCAACCTTAATGTTTATGTCACTGAGTACATTGGCGGTATCGTAACTCACTGAAAGATTATTTACAGTAAGGAGCATTTAAATTACCTCCTTACCGATATAGGCTTCAATAACTTTAGGATTTCTGACAATCTCCTCCGGAGTGCCCATGGCCAATGTCTGGCCGAAATTTAGGACTATCACTCTGTCTACAATTTTCATTAACTCAGAAAGTTTATGCTCGATAATAATCATGGCCGGGCCTTCACTGTGAAGGCGCCCAAATCTGCCACCTTTGTGTAAACGGCGGATAGATTTAGCCATGAGGCTGGTTTCTGTGGGATTAAGGCCTCCAAAAGGTTCATCCAAAATAAGGAGTTCCGGCTCACAGGCAATGGCACGGGCTACTTCCAAACGTTTAAGATCGCCCTGAGAAAGGAGTGATGCCGGCTCTTTGGCAAGATCCGCAATGCCGACAAACTCCAGAGCATCCATAGCCCGGGCTTCTACGGTCTTTACCCACTCCCCCCTTCTGGAAGCACGGGGCCCCAGGCAGGGAACCATTACATTGGCGATAATGGGTAGATGACCGAAAGGACGGGCGTTTTGAAACGTTCCGGCAATGCCTTCACCAACAATATTCCATGTTTTCTTTCCGGTCAGGTTCTTACCTTTGAATAAGACCTGGCCTGAATTTGCTTTAATAATTCCTAAGATGAGTCGAACCAGGGTAGTCTTGCCGGCACCGTTTGGGCCGATTAAACCAACTATTTCCTGACGACCTACAGTAAAACTTACATCACGGACAGCATGCAGTCCACCAAAGCGCTTGGACAGTTTATTTACTTCCAGGAAATGTGCGGCCATAGGTTATATAGCCTCCTCTTCCTCTTCCCTTAGTTCCCGTCGCGAAACTTTGCCAACGTCAGTCTTGGGTAATTCCCCACGGAACTCCACAATTTTTGGCACCTTGTAGTGAGCAAGGCTCTCTTCGCAAAATTTAATTATCTCTTCCTCTGTTACTTTCCCTCTGGCTTCCGGCTGCAAAACTACA contains:
- a CDS encoding ABC transporter ATP-binding protein translates to MLLTVNNLSVSYDTANVLSDINIKVEDNELVGLVGPNGAGKSTLLRAITGLVKWEKDNKKGQRQGRIKMGGTVEFMGERIDHLPAHEIVRKGLVHCPERRRPFAEMTVYENLLAGAYLLKKNGTEFNRLLEEIYHLFPVLKERAKQISGTLSGGEQQMLAIARALMLKPKLLCIDEPSIGLAPIVKSDLFERISAIARSGITILLVEQDVALTFTLASRNYILSHGRLVNEGSSQDLLEDEGIRSSYLGL
- a CDS encoding AIR synthase-related protein, with amino-acid sequence MNKVEKALMHGLFVHLHHNIDKAIDFGAFKKLNEKVDKTWPGALLVGPDANDDAAVVEIPGEGTLVVGKMESHNSPCVPRPYDAAATGAGGAMRDVVAMGGRPLFALDFIGTRPLEQEVLVGPCGFKGECTCGNCETMTSQDRLNIMLKGIRDMCNTMDVFVAGGGFSTSFSDIVPACVVAVVGKLVTDKPLTKPAKIAGNKIIVVGETGTDGNDTLYRAGLVSEMRPAIALFEEERVTMDASIAAFKTGKINACSDLGAAGIGAAVCESARYGGFGAKVDLTNVPVRDKDITPEEILICETQARMQFQVNPEDVDEVLEAIRSQNAKATVVGEITNDDKVVFEYQGKEIASIPNNPSEEILDELRKY
- a CDS encoding ParM/StbA family protein, whose protein sequence is MKESVVGIDLGFGWTKAGHNGQFFRCPSVVGEAVNLFESPTGIENNIQLWYNDQHYFVGELAIRQATIKYFSMAANKARSDISAILAATALAALKPGRVNIVTGLPVDFYFQYKDDLDNQLQHLPNRVRIQMDNKTYNCALEVQQTKIVPQPLGSAMSLILDSRGNTIDHRLASKNILVVDVGFHTLDILALSALEIIRPFSFTRPLGMAVAYKGISQDLGGLPLYDVDRLFIKNQLQNHTAAFQSLARQITEEIAGLNQKFDHYLITGGGGAQLYNWLLPGFERILVPDAQQANVVGYQKLGAKTWSKRNIS
- a CDS encoding flavodoxin family protein, which codes for MKVLGIVGSKRKKGNTSILVQSALRKAEAEGMQTDLIFLGDHSIAGCTGCEGCKDTYRCVIDDDMQKIYPLLLEADAIILGSPTYFYNVTADVKAFIDRCYCFVTFADDDRSVWVSINEAQGGKFATVIAVCEQYSEADMRYTPEAMALPLEALGYRVIDKVKVLKLFAAGEARQDKISLEQAAKAGERLAKTLKLKQETKQR
- a CDS encoding 4Fe-4S binding protein gives rise to the protein MGNYSAELLAHQDRQKYIRHFIPNVQRNAQANIAKLAWAKEHFPSVYRYIRAIGTSRMKRIHFGQVVPLEDAERIIDMVQSITRIACVCRSVSSGSKNGRYCFMLGIDPNNAGIDYADLQSSLETIPPEKAKELLRQFDEEGLVHSVWTMKTPFIGALCNCNQDCLAYKVQVQSDLLDLMFKAEYVASIEASACTGCRRCQKLCQFEAIDMAHGCCKINEQKCYGCGVCRQVCDTDAITLQEKSYAQEVRHESFRDSRQ
- a CDS encoding ABC transporter ATP-binding protein, translated to MAAHFLEVNKLSKRFGGLHAVRDVSFTVGRQEIVGLIGPNGAGKTTLVRLILGIIKANSGQVLFKGKNLTGKKTWNIVGEGIAGTFQNARPFGHLPIIANVMVPCLGPRASRRGEWVKTVEARAMDALEFVGIADLAKEPASLLSQGDLKRLEVARAIACEPELLILDEPFGGLNPTETSLMAKSIRRLHKGGRFGRLHSEGPAMIIIEHKLSELMKIVDRVIVLNFGQTLAMGTPEEIVRNPKVIEAYIGKEVI